The sequence below is a genomic window from Pseudorasbora parva isolate DD20220531a chromosome 4, ASM2467924v1, whole genome shotgun sequence.
atactctcacacactctgaaactcactcactcacacactcacacactcacacactcactcactcacacactcacacactcacacactcacacactcacacactcacacactcacacactcacacactcactcactcacacactcactcactcacacactcactcactcacacactcactcactcacacactcacacactcacacactcacacactctgaaactcactcactcactcactcactcactcactcactcactcactcactcactcactcactcactcactcactcactcactcactcactcactcactcactcactcacacacacactcacacacacactcacacactcactcacacactcactcacacactcacactctctctctctctctctctcacactcactcactcactcactcactgaaacatactctcacacactctgaaacacactctctctctctctctctctctctctctctctcagaagCGCTGAGTCAGAGACggggtgaacacacacacacacacagccacccTCACGCTCACACATTCACTCTGAAacatactctcacacactctgaaactcactcactcactcacacactcacacactcactcactcacacactcactcactcactcactcactcactcactcactcactcacacactcactcacacactcacacactcacacactcacacactcacacactcacacactcacacactcacacactctgaaactcaatcactcacacactcacacactcacacactcactcactcactcacacactcacacactcacacactcacacactcacacactcacacactcacacactcacacactcacacactcacacactctgaaactcactcactcactcactcactcactcactcactcactcactcactcactcactcactcactcactcactcactcactcactcactcactcactcactctcacacactctgaaacacactctctctctcactcactcactcactcactcactcactcactcactcactcactcactcactgaaacatactctcacacactcacacactcacacactcacacactcacacactcacacactcacacactcacacactcacacactctgaaactcacacactcacacactctgaaactcactcactcactcactcactcactcactcactcactcactcactcactcactcactcactcactcactcactcactcactcactcactcattctcaCACACTCtgaaacacactctctctctctctctctctctctctctctctctctctctctgaaacatactctcacacactctgaaactcactcactcacacacacactcactcacactctgaaactcactcactcacacacacactcactcacactctctctcactcactcactcactcactcactcactcactcactcactcactcactcactcactcactcactcactcactcactcactcacacacacacactcactcactcactcactcactcactcactcactcactcactcactcactcactcactcactcactcactcactcactcacacacacactcacacacacactcacacacacactcacactcactcactcacactctctctctctctctctctctcacactcactcactcactcactcactgaaacatactctcacacactctgaaacacactctctctctctctctctctctctcagaagCGCTGAGTCAGAGACggggtgaacacacacacacacacagccacccTCACGCTCACACATTCACTCTGAAacatactctcacacactctgaaactcactcactcactcactcacacactcacacactcactcactcacacactcacacactcacacactcactcactcactcactcactcactcactcactcactcactcactcactcactcactcactcactcactcactcactcactcactcactcactcactcactcactcactcactcactctctctctctctctctctctctctctctctctgaaacatactctcgcacacactctgaaacacactctctctctctctctctctcacacactctctcacacacacacacacacacacacacacacacacacacacacacacacacacttgtcgTTGGAGATGCTGCAGTCGATGATGGTCCTCTTGCtggtgttgatgatgatgaagggCAGCTGGATGACGGTGTTGGGAGGCGGAGGCTTATTCTGCTGCTCCGCCTGACGATTGCGCTGCACCAGGTTCTTAAAGGCGATTTGCTGGAAATCATGAGAAATGAGACTCACAggaatcatcatcatcatcatcagcataAAGAGAAAAATCCAATAGActttcctttatttatttaataaatacattatacactcccctaaaggattattaggagcacctgTTCCATTTCTCATAAATGcagttatctaatcagccaatcacatggcagttcttcagtgcatttaggggtgtggtcctggtcaggacaatctcctgaactccagactgaatgtcagaatgggaaagaaaggtgatttaagccgttttgagcgtggcatggttgttggtgccagacgggccggtctgagtatttcacaatctgctcagttactgggatttacacacacaaccatttctagggtttacaaagaatggtgtgaaaagggaagagcatccagtctgcagcagtcctgtgggagaaaatgccttgttgatgctcgaggtcagaggagaatgggccgactgattcaagctgatagaagagcaactttgactgaaataaccactcgttacaaccgaggtatgcagcaaagcatttgtgaagccacaacacacacaaccttgaggcggatgggctacaccagcagaagaccccaccggggaccactcatctccactacaaagaggaaaaagaggcgacaatttgcacaagctcaccaaaattggacagttgaagactggagaaatgttgcctggtctgatgagtctcgatttctgttgagacattcagatggtagagtcagaatttggcgtaaacagaatgagaacatggatccatcatgccttgttcccactgtgcaggctggtggtggtggtgtaatggtgtgggggatgttttcttggcacactttaggccccttagtgccaattgggcatcgtttaaatgccacggcctacctgagcattgtttctgaccatgtccatccctttatgaccaccatgtccccatcctctgatggctacttccagcaggataatgcaccatgtcacaaagctccaatcatttcagattggtttcttgaacatgacgatgagttgactgaactaaaatggccgccacagtccccagatctcaacccaatagagcatctttgggatgtggtggaacgggagcttcgtgccctggatgtgcatcccacaaatctccatcaactgcaagatgctctcctatcaatatgggccaacatttctaaagaatgctttcagcagcttgttgatcaatgccacagagaattaaggcagttctggagGAGAAAgcgtcaaacacagtattagtgtgtgctcctaataatccttcaggggagtgtgtgtttgtatatataGTTTTATTAAATGAGATGCTGAAAAACTAAATGAGCAGGTGTTGCACTGACAGACAGGAAGTGATGCGAAGTACCTGCAGAATGAGCTCCTGCAGCTGAGACTGTTTATGTTTAATTCTCTCGAGTCGCCGCTGCCGCTCGGCCTGCAGGAGACGAAcaggatcacacacacacacacacagacacacgtttgtttttgtgaaatgtggggacattccataggcgttatggtttttatactgtagaaaccatattttctatcccccaacactgcccctaaacctacccattacacacacacacgcacacacacacacacacactctctctctctctgacctcCAGGTCCTGGCACTCCTGAGCGGAGTTGGTGGGGAAGCCGATCCACTTGATCTCCTTCTTGTCTTTGGAGATGATGTTCATGGCCATCAGGACATTCAGCGCATCGTACACTCGTCTGCGGATGTTCTTCTGATCGTACACATGCTGGAGGAGCAACGAcacgagtgagtgagtgagtgagtgagtgagtgtgtgtgtgtgtgtgtgtgtgtgtgtgtgtgtgtgttcttctcATTGTACACATGCTGGAGGAGCAACGACacaagagtgagtgtgtgttcttcTGATCGTACACATGCTGGAGGAGCAACGAcacgagtgagtgagtgagtgagtgagtgtgtgtgtgtgttcttctatcgctgcctgtctgagagacatctctggctggatgaaggagcatcaccttcactCACTCTGGCACAGACAGCCAACCCAGCACTAGCCTAAAAATCTAAACGccccctagtggcagcaaatctaatctgccgcgagtgtcgtctagcaactctcaatactcttctgagctgtaaacgttgaactctggtcgggccaattacatcgtgtatagagtcggtgggcggggccataatgacgacggtcgagttgcgtttgcgtgcttctagtaaacacagaaactagcgaacggcggcggtctctcgaatcagctctgaccgcgactctagaagacttgagttaagctttcctctgagaaaagaacaaagagcggcactgaagtcattctgaagaagggaagatgtgttcggagtttagccgaccggatacggcgaatgtttaatccatcagctccgcttcaccttcgttgctctggttggtgtagagCTATCCTCACTTAAGTCGCTTTTggataaattattaaatgtaaatgtgtgcgtgcgtctgactgtgtgtgtgtgtgtgtgtgtgcgtgcgtgtgtatgATGggtgatgagtgtgtgtgtgtgagtacgtGAGAGGTGTTATGTGTCTATGATAggtaatgagtgtgtgtgcgtgatggggtgtgtgtgtgtgtgtgtgtgtgtgtgtgtgtgtgtgtgtgtgtgtgtttgtatgctatagatgttaaccgatgaccgtttgaccgatggttgactgtatcaaagttgtcggttaaaaaaaaaaagtgatcggTAAATTAgtctattatagacagtgggcTAAACGCTACAGTTAGCGTCTCATTACAAAagctttttgtgtgaagtgaacaaatccctcacactcaatttttcataactcgcctgtttgtacttaaactgataagaaccttttggcgcgaggtcacagcgtttgggtttgagCGCTCAAGGTTTGCAGACAGTAAACCCTGGAGGTTAGAGCCGGGGCAGACGGCCGTATGAAGCGTaattccgcataagatgggcttacattcggaaatatattacatgcaatgtttcaaatgagcttctaacgctggacaagcgcctttattttcaacggcATCACCTTAACCAAACCATTTCGGAACGAAGTAGCCGTTTGTCctccgattacaaacaagctcctcggcgccgcgtttgcgggactcgtgttacGCGCTGTAGGggatttttaaaagaaaatgtttcgttttcgccatccctagtGTGAGCGGTGCGTGGGATTGAGTGCGTGTGTGATGgtcataagtgtgtgtgtgtgagagagagtatgagtgtgtttgtgaatgtgtgttgctgcaagagagtgtgtgtgtgtgactgtgtgtgtgtgtgtgtgtgtgtgtgtgctgaccgCCTCGTGTGGGGAGATGATGTCATCCGCGGCGCTGAGCTCCGTCACCAGCTCATCTGCCACCTCGTTGTAAGACGTGAGGACCTTCTTCTGCACCTTCTCACACACCTTCATGGAGAAGTGCCGCAAACCCTTCCCACTCTTATCGCCCTTCCTGCTGCGCCTGCGGaggagccacacacacacaccccatcacattcatatacacacacacacacacacacacgatgagGAGGGCCGGAATGATGTCAGTCATTATTCATTTTTCAGTTGTGTGTGATTGTGCACAGTCGGTTTATTCTCTGATGTGTAGTGCATTAATAGCGGGAGGCGGCGGGTCAGAGTAAGCACCgggagagagtgtgtttgtgtgtgtgtgtctgtgggagagagtgtgtgcctgcctgtgtgagtgtgtctgtgggagagagtgtgtgtgtgtgtctgtgggagagagtgtgtgcctgcctgtgtgagtgtgtctgtctgcctgtgtgtgtgtgtgtgtgtctgtgggagagagtgtgtgcctgcctgtgtgagtgtgtctgtctgcctgtgtgtgtgtgtgtgtgtgtctgtctgcctgtgtgtgtgtgtgtgtctgtctgcctgtgtgtgtgtgtgtgtgtctgtctgcctatgtgtgtgtgtgtccctgtctgcctgcctgtgtgagtgtgtgtgtttctgtctgtgtatgagtgtgtctgtctgtctgtgtgtgtgtgtgtgtgtgtgtgtgtgtgcgtgtgtgtgtctgtctgtctgcgtgtgtgtctgtgtgtgtgtctgtctgtcagtgtgtgtgtgtgtgtgtgtgtgtgtctgcctgtgtgagtgtgtgtgtgtgtgtgtgtctgcctgtgtgagtgtgtgtgtgtgtgcctgtctgcctgcctgtgtgagtgtgtgtgtgtgtctgtctgtgtgtgagagtgtctgtgtgtgtgtgtgtgtgtgtgtctgtctgtctgcctgtgtgtgtgtgtgtgtgtgtgtgtctgtctgcctgtgtgtgtgtgtgtccctgtctgcctgcctgtgtgagtgtgtgtgtttctgtctgtgtatgagtgtgtgagtgtgtccgtctgtctgtctgtgtgtgtgtgtgtgtgtctgcgtgcgtgtgtgtgtctgtctgtctgcgtgtgtgtctgtgtgtctgtctgtctgtcagtgtgtgtgtgtgtgtgtgtgtctggactGACGAACTGACCCGGTGGACCAGGGCGAGGACTCTTGAGTCTGGGTCTGTGGCGTGTGGAAGTGTGCGGTGGGCGTGCCCATCCTCTGAGGGGTGCCAATcacctgcagacacacacacacatgcacacacacacagacagacagacagacacacagtcaACATCAGCTGTAGTAATAGGATGATGGAGAGTGTAATCCCGCTGACTCTGGCGTTCTGTGATCCGCTTACACTCTCCGGGTCACCTCACACAATGTTAATGGAGGGCTTTATCGCCACGGAGACCAGTGGGCGGGGCCGGCGAGTGTGGTCATGTGACAGAGCAACACGTGTCATAATCTGAAGCCACGCCCACCGGGGGGAAACAAACcaaacgctctccattgactttctattgcgtGAAGCGCCTCCTTATCATTTCTgactaaaacaaataatgtctaaaagctgacaTGTGACGAGGTGTGCGGAAACCAAGCTAAAGAACACACAACCAAAGCCCCAGAGGTGTTTATAAGCTGCTGACGAGCGCTTAAAGACATGAGAGTGCAGACATGTAATAGAGACAGAGCTCAACATGTTATATCACACTGAGAACTACACACACTGGAGGAGAACGTCATCagagacaggaaatataatatataaacctGACTTTTGGATATTTGACTAATGTTTACTGCACGTGTAGACAcactgagtgtcaggatccccAAACTGAGCCATTCTtctgctgaagcttcacgtcttacTGTGTCCgcttttgtctccttaaacgctcgtttCTAGTTCTGTGTtgtttagcttgttttctgcacaccttgtcacatttcagcttttagacattgttctgtttttgtaaTAAGTCTGAAATGAcagtcaatggagagcgttggattGTCCCCCccggtgtgggcgtggcctaaatatGCTCCGTCTCTATTGGAGGACTGCTGAGGTCAGACTCTTACCACATGGGGCAGCACATGATGAGACCCAGGGGTCAGGGCTTTGGGCAGGATCTGTTTGACCGCAGTGATGGATGCTGGATGAACGGTCAGGAGCGACAGCACACCtgcagctacacacacacacacacacacacacacaacatcattactccactattcagtgtcacatgatccttcagcatTCATTCTGCAATGATATGATGCTCAAAAATCATCTACGCCTGTCGCGATATTCAATAAATCAATGAATCGcacaattttgatcattttttcGGTTGCGATAATTTCCCCTTGCATGCTTgtgttttcctcgtctctctctctGAGCGAGCGCGCCTTTTCCGTTTGGGGAGATGTTTATACCGATGGTTTATACTCGAATGAGGCGTAATGAGCCGTCATGCTCAGCcagattcgtctggaactcGTGGCTCTTCGGTTTGCGGAGCTAcacgcaaagttacaaaatttaACGTGCACATCGCCAAGCTAAATGGGGTCATCTCACTCCGCGTTAACGTCAGTTTTCCCGCGTGCGTCGAGTATATagttatgcatttagcagacgcttttatccaaagcgacttacattgcattcaaggtacacattttacattaatgtcaaatcttgctttccctgggaatcaaacccatgaccttggcgttgctagcgccacgctctactggtcgagtataaacgaggcttaaagctacactgaagttagcagtttgataaatgcaagttaattcttcagttcaatctgtgTGTACTAAAGGCTcatgagttcctgtagagagagagcaatacacattctgcttttgccaaataaattaaaagcatgtcattagggctgaacgatatatcGCTATCGTATCTATATCTCGATATGAACCTTCAAGATATAACTATCGAAAAAAGCAACGATATCGACGATATAGAtgtcccctctccgcgctcgcCCAGCACACAACTCTGGCAGTCACAACAAACATCAGTTTTACGAGTGTGCCGTTGAATACACCGCTAAAGCCAGCGCACACACACTACCAGGGATGTGGGAACTATATTGTGAGATGGGGGCGGCGTTCCCATGGTGACGCGTCAgtgctcagtggttcatgtaggttgtctacaaaccgaaggttggtggttcaatccccggttccacctgaccaagtgtcgaagtgtccatgagccaGACCCCTatccccagctgctcccgacgagctgatggtgccttacatggctgacaccgccgtcagtgtatgaatgggtgaatgtgaggcaagatgtaaagcgctttggatggccatagggtctgttaaaagcgctatataaatgcagtccattcaCCAGCTGGTCACGTGACACCGCAGCAGCAACAGCgctgaatgaatgatgatctgcttttatgtcatttttccttttttattctgAATATTCACTAATGTGTTCGCTATGGCATGACATCTCTGATATTCCGGTTGTCAAATGCATGCGAGTGGAAGTCTATTGCTGTTTAAACCCCTTTATAGTGATGGCGTTAGTTGAGCTGTATGCGCGATGGCCGCCGCCGGGTTAGTTTGTGCCGCAGACGCAGTTCAGCGAATCAGATCTGTTGGATTTACAACCTCTATGTTTACAACACGTGAATTCATCACTTCTCCGGAAATACTTTAAAGTGGCTGGTGAACTGGGAATAGAATAGAGTAAACACTGaagttacttacacaatgtgtgtatctgatatgaataaaacgtgtcgaattataatggaaaggattattattacctcttccagagacatcagtgtgtattttacacacctgcctcatttagttcggttgaatcgtactggAGTTCGGttcctctttggtgcggttcgtttggtcaggtatGAAAGCAGCGATCGCACTcaggtgcgcaccaaaagcggaccaaacaagcgtacgagacctccttgaagagctggtctcggtacgctttcaaacgaactctggagcggtgtgtttgtggtgagaacgtgatctgACCTCGAActgaaccaactgcaa
It includes:
- the LOC137073639 gene encoding transcription factor Dp-1-like isoform X3, whose amino-acid sequence is MAKDAGLKDTNREIRLFVNQTLSPGKPAGVLSLLTVHPASITAVKQILPKALTPGSHHVLPHVVIGTPQRMGTPTAHFHTPQTQTQESSPWSTGRSRKGDKSGKGLRHFSMKVCEKVQKKVLTSYNEVADELVTELSAADDIISPHEAHVYDQKNIRRRVYDALNVLMAMNIISKDKKEIKWIGFPTNSAQECQDLEAERQRRLERIKHKQSQLQELILQQIAFKNLVQRNRQAEQQNKPPPPNTVIQLPFIIINTSKRTIIDCSISNDKFEYLFNFDSMFEIHDDVEVLKSLGLALGLESGRCSPEQLKIAKTLVPKALQPYVTEMAQGAINQLIGELSHVATSNGSREETPTSCMEDEEEEEDFDEDDEDEDD